The following proteins are encoded in a genomic region of Variovorax paradoxus:
- a CDS encoding TRAP transporter small permease: protein MYTKLCRTLARACMWLGILGLVAVICAVSWQVFGRYVLNNTPTWAESLALLLVIYVTMFGVAVGVRDAGHIGLESFLVLAPDWLRLKMEYLIHALILLFGLAMAWNCASLAESVWDYRLPTLWISEGWKYVPASVAGVLIVMFSIEHIIALAQGREVEPAWG, encoded by the coding sequence ATGTACACCAAACTTTGCCGCACCCTCGCCCGGGCCTGCATGTGGTTGGGCATCCTCGGTCTCGTCGCGGTGATCTGCGCGGTGAGCTGGCAGGTGTTCGGCCGCTACGTGCTCAACAACACCCCCACGTGGGCTGAAAGCCTTGCCTTGCTGCTGGTCATCTACGTCACGATGTTCGGCGTGGCTGTCGGCGTGCGCGATGCGGGCCACATCGGCCTCGAATCGTTCCTCGTGCTCGCGCCCGACTGGCTGCGCCTGAAGATGGAGTACCTGATCCACGCGCTGATCCTGCTGTTCGGCCTGGCCATGGCCTGGAACTGCGCCTCGCTCGCCGAATCGGTGTGGGACTACAGGCTGCCCACGCTCTGGATCTCCGAAGGCTGGAAATACGTGCCCGCCTCCGTGGCCGGCGTTCTCATCGTGATGTTCTCGATCGAGCACATCATCGCTTTGGCTCAAGGCCGCGAAGTCGAACCGGCCTGGGGCTGA
- a CDS encoding TRAP transporter large permease translates to MTIPLLILCLSFTLFLLLGVPVAFSIGLSALATLLYEGLPLEVGFQQMTSGMGIFSFLAIPFFIFAGELMLYGGIADRIVNFARNVVGHVRGGLGMSNVVACTLFGGVSGSPVADVSAMGAVMIPMMKKEGYHADYAVNVTTHAALVGALMPTSHNLIIYSLAAGGKVSIAALILAALLPAAVLTLSNLAAAYLVAVKRGYPAGSFPGWAIVARSFAAALPGLFIVVLILGGILSGIFTATESAAVAVLYALALTIFVYRTLKWEHFVKAASKAVRTTGVILLLIGISSTFGYLISLYGVAELTGQMLSQITSTPWVIFLLINIILFVLGTFLDMAATILLCTPIFLPIAQHYGMSSVQFGIVMLINCALGLNTPPVGTTQFVGCAIGGVSVGTVMKTIWPFYGALIFALGVVTFVPAFSTWLPSMFMVVK, encoded by the coding sequence ATGACGATCCCTCTCCTCATTCTTTGCCTCTCGTTCACGCTCTTCCTGCTGCTGGGCGTGCCGGTCGCTTTCTCGATCGGCCTCTCGGCCCTGGCCACGCTGCTGTATGAAGGCCTGCCGCTCGAGGTCGGTTTCCAGCAGATGACCTCGGGCATGGGCATCTTTTCGTTCCTGGCGATTCCATTCTTCATCTTTGCCGGCGAGCTGATGCTCTACGGCGGCATCGCGGACCGCATCGTCAACTTCGCGCGCAATGTCGTCGGCCATGTGCGCGGCGGCCTCGGCATGTCGAACGTGGTGGCCTGCACGCTGTTCGGCGGCGTCTCGGGCTCGCCCGTGGCGGACGTCTCGGCCATGGGCGCCGTGATGATCCCGATGATGAAGAAAGAGGGCTATCACGCCGACTACGCCGTCAACGTGACGACCCATGCGGCACTCGTCGGCGCGCTGATGCCCACCAGCCACAACCTGATCATCTATTCGCTCGCGGCGGGCGGCAAGGTGTCGATCGCGGCGCTGATCCTGGCGGCGCTGCTGCCGGCAGCGGTGCTCACGCTCAGCAACCTTGCGGCCGCTTACCTGGTGGCGGTGAAGCGCGGCTATCCGGCCGGCAGCTTCCCGGGCTGGGCCATCGTGGCGCGCTCGTTCGCGGCGGCGCTGCCGGGCCTGTTCATCGTCGTTCTGATCCTCGGCGGCATCCTGTCGGGCATCTTCACGGCGACCGAGTCGGCGGCCGTGGCGGTGCTCTATGCGCTGGCACTCACCATCTTTGTCTACCGCACGTTGAAGTGGGAACACTTCGTCAAGGCGGCATCGAAGGCGGTGCGCACCACCGGCGTGATCCTGCTCCTGATCGGCATCTCGAGCACCTTCGGCTACCTGATCAGCCTTTATGGCGTGGCCGAACTCACCGGCCAGATGCTGTCGCAGATCACGAGCACGCCGTGGGTGATCTTCCTGCTCATCAACATCATCCTGTTCGTGCTGGGCACCTTCCTCGACATGGCGGCGACGATCCTGCTGTGCACGCCCATCTTCCTGCCGATTGCCCAGCACTACGGCATGAGCTCGGTGCAGTTCGGCATCGTGATGCTGATCAACTGCGCGCTCGGCCTGAACACGCCCCCGGTGGGCACCACGCAGTTCGTGGGCTGTGCGATCGGCGGCGTGTCGGTCGGCACGGTCATGAAGACCATCTGGCCGTTCTACGGTGCGCTGATCTTCGCACTCGGCGTGGTCACCTTCGTTCCCGCGTTCTCGACCTGGCTGCCGAGCATGTTCATGGTGGTGAAATAA
- the garD gene encoding galactarate dehydratase: MTDPNTRPPHTIRMHPADNVAIVANDGGLPAGTILDSGLALVDKVPQAHKVALEDIPEGGVVRRYNVPIGYALKPIPAGSWVHERLLRMPAARELEGLPIATVKPPAQPPLEGYTFEGYRNLDGSVGTRNILAITQTVQCVAGVVDFAVQRIKAELLPKYPHVDDVVGLSHSYGCGVAIDAPDAVIPIRTLRNISLNPNFGGEVMVISLGCEKLQPERLLPPGSIALVDERNVADIGETANAKLDVVCLQDDAHVGFMSMIDSIMRQAEEHLERLNARRRETVPASELVVGVQCGGSDAFSGVTANPAVGFCTDLLVRAGATVMFSEVTEVRDGIDQLTSRATTPEVAEAMIREMAWYDAYLDRGRVDRSANTTPGNKKGGLSNIVEKAMGSIVKSGSAPISGVVSPGEKARQKGLLYAATPASDFICGTLQLAAGMNLHVFTTGRGTPYGLAEVPVIKVATRSDLARRWHDLMDVNAGRIADGDATIEDVAWEMFRLMLDVASGRKKTWAEQWKLHNALVLFNPAPVT, encoded by the coding sequence ATGACCGACCCGAACACCCGACCGCCCCACACCATCCGGATGCATCCGGCGGACAACGTCGCCATCGTCGCGAACGACGGCGGCCTGCCCGCCGGCACCATCCTCGATTCCGGCCTTGCGCTGGTCGACAAGGTGCCGCAGGCGCACAAGGTGGCGCTGGAAGACATCCCCGAAGGCGGCGTGGTGCGCCGCTACAACGTGCCGATCGGCTACGCGCTCAAGCCCATCCCCGCCGGCAGCTGGGTGCACGAGCGGCTGCTGCGCATGCCCGCCGCGCGCGAGCTCGAAGGCCTGCCCATTGCCACCGTGAAGCCGCCGGCGCAACCGCCGCTCGAGGGCTACACCTTCGAGGGCTACCGCAACCTCGACGGATCGGTGGGCACCCGCAACATCCTCGCGATCACGCAAACCGTGCAGTGCGTGGCGGGCGTGGTCGACTTCGCGGTGCAGCGCATCAAGGCCGAGCTGCTGCCGAAGTACCCCCATGTCGACGACGTGGTGGGCCTCTCGCACAGCTACGGCTGCGGCGTGGCGATCGATGCGCCCGACGCGGTCATCCCCATCCGCACGCTGCGCAACATCAGCCTCAATCCGAACTTCGGCGGCGAGGTGATGGTCATCAGCCTGGGCTGCGAGAAGCTGCAGCCCGAGCGCCTGCTGCCGCCGGGCAGCATTGCGCTGGTGGACGAGCGCAACGTGGCCGACATCGGCGAGACGGCCAATGCCAAGCTGGACGTGGTGTGCCTGCAGGACGACGCGCACGTCGGCTTCATGTCGATGATCGATTCGATCATGCGGCAGGCCGAGGAACACCTCGAGCGGCTCAACGCCCGCAGGCGCGAGACCGTGCCGGCCAGCGAGCTGGTGGTGGGCGTGCAGTGCGGCGGCAGCGATGCGTTTTCCGGGGTGACGGCCAACCCGGCCGTCGGCTTCTGCACCGACCTGCTGGTGCGCGCCGGCGCCACCGTGATGTTCTCGGAAGTGACCGAGGTGCGCGACGGCATCGACCAGCTCACCTCGCGCGCCACCACGCCCGAGGTCGCCGAAGCCATGATCCGCGAGATGGCCTGGTACGACGCCTACCTGGACCGCGGCCGCGTCGACCGCAGCGCCAACACCACGCCGGGCAACAAGAAGGGCGGACTCTCGAACATCGTCGAAAAAGCCATGGGCTCGATCGTGAAGAGCGGCAGCGCGCCGATCTCGGGTGTGGTTTCTCCGGGCGAGAAAGCCCGGCAGAAAGGCCTGCTCTATGCCGCGACGCCCGCCAGCGACTTCATCTGCGGCACGCTGCAATTGGCCGCCGGCATGAACCTGCACGTGTTCACCACCGGCCGCGGCACGCCTTACGGGCTGGCCGAAGTGCCCGTGATCAAGGTCGCCACGCGCAGCGATCTCGCGCGCCGCTGGCACGACCTGATGGACGTGAACGCGGGCCGCATCGCCGACGGCGACGCCACCATCGAGGACGTGGCCTGGGAGATGTTCCGGCTGATGCTCGACGTGGCCAGCGGCAGGAAGAAAACCTGGGCCGAACAGTGGAAGCTGCACAACGCGCTGGTGCTGTTCAACCCCGCACCCGTGACCTGA
- a CDS encoding Bug family tripartite tricarboxylate transporter substrate binding protein yields MKRSKFLRGLAALSATAGLSLGYAALATAQSNSSNFPNHAIELLVPYQPGGGTDGLARAFSEASRKHTSQSIVIVNRPGAGGAIGWTEVINARPDGYKLAVLTVELLTLPHLGLAKFNYDDFQPIAQLNADPAAITVKADAPWNTIEEFLAAAKKSPESVRVGNSGNGSIWHLAAAALEDKTGTKFGHIPFQGAAPAVLALLGGHIEAVAVSPAEVTTHVQSGKLKVLMVMADKRVKGFDKVPTAKERGIDLSIGTWRGLGAPKNTPPEVMAKLREITAKTAAEPLMHEVMDKQNLGYVYTDGAVFKETLAKDNAYFKALIAKLNIKP; encoded by the coding sequence ATGAAAAGAAGCAAATTCCTTCGCGGCCTGGCCGCCCTGTCGGCGACAGCGGGCCTTTCGCTCGGCTACGCAGCGCTCGCGACGGCCCAGAGCAACAGCAGCAACTTTCCGAATCACGCCATCGAGCTGCTGGTGCCCTATCAGCCGGGCGGCGGCACCGACGGCCTGGCGCGCGCGTTTTCCGAAGCGAGCCGCAAGCACACCTCGCAGAGCATCGTGATCGTCAACCGCCCCGGCGCCGGCGGCGCCATCGGCTGGACCGAGGTGATCAACGCACGGCCCGACGGCTACAAGCTCGCGGTGCTGACGGTGGAGTTGCTCACGCTGCCGCACCTGGGGCTGGCCAAGTTCAACTACGACGACTTCCAGCCGATTGCACAGCTCAATGCCGATCCGGCCGCCATCACCGTCAAGGCCGATGCGCCGTGGAACACGATCGAAGAATTCCTGGCTGCGGCGAAGAAGTCGCCCGAGAGCGTGCGTGTCGGCAACTCGGGCAACGGCTCGATCTGGCACCTGGCCGCGGCGGCGCTCGAAGACAAGACCGGCACCAAGTTCGGCCACATTCCTTTCCAGGGCGCGGCGCCCGCGGTGCTCGCATTGCTGGGCGGACACATCGAGGCGGTGGCGGTAAGCCCGGCCGAGGTCACGACGCATGTGCAGTCCGGCAAGCTCAAGGTGCTGATGGTCATGGCCGACAAGCGCGTGAAGGGCTTCGACAAGGTGCCCACCGCCAAGGAGCGCGGCATCGACCTGTCGATCGGCACGTGGCGCGGCCTCGGTGCGCCCAAGAACACGCCACCCGAAGTGATGGCAAAGCTGCGCGAGATCACGGCCAAGACCGCGGCCGAGCCGCTGATGCATGAAGTGATGGACAAGCAGAACCTCGGCTATGTCTACACGGACGGCGCGGTGTTCAAGGAAACGCTGGCCAAGGACAACGCCTACTTCAAGGCGCTGATCGCCAAGCTCAACATCAAGCCATGA
- a CDS encoding Bug family tripartite tricarboxylate transporter substrate binding protein: MSLKRRDLMLGALGGGVLAASGAHATDSWPSKPVRIVVPYPPGGSSDIIARSISQPLSEALGQPVIVENRPGANGNLGADYVAKSKPDGYTLLLCDVGALAISPSVYTKLSFDPSKDLRGVTMLAYSPHLLVVHPSVQANNLKELIALSKKSDINFAVTATGSAPHLAGVALERASGARWQYVPYKGGVQAVQDTVAGQTQILMNGMLATLPHVQSGKLKVLGVSKSTRMPLIGDVPTIAEQGVTGFESGTWQGVRVAKGTPDAIVQRLNKELITVIRAADIRSRLAGQGAEVVTMAPTEEEQFFGKERARWAKVVADAGIKLD; this comes from the coding sequence ATGAGCTTGAAAAGACGCGATCTGATGCTCGGCGCCCTCGGCGGCGGCGTACTCGCAGCCAGCGGTGCACATGCCACCGACAGCTGGCCCTCGAAACCCGTGCGCATCGTGGTGCCTTACCCACCCGGCGGTTCGTCCGACATCATTGCGCGTTCCATCAGCCAGCCGCTGTCGGAGGCGCTGGGCCAGCCCGTCATCGTCGAGAACAGGCCGGGTGCCAACGGCAACCTCGGCGCCGACTACGTCGCCAAGTCGAAGCCCGACGGCTACACGCTGCTGCTGTGCGACGTGGGCGCGCTTGCCATCAGCCCCTCGGTCTACACGAAGCTTTCGTTCGATCCTTCGAAGGATTTGCGCGGCGTGACCATGCTGGCCTATTCGCCGCACCTGCTCGTCGTGCATCCCTCGGTTCAGGCCAACAACCTGAAGGAACTGATTGCGCTGTCGAAGAAGTCGGACATCAATTTCGCCGTGACCGCGACCGGCAGCGCGCCGCACCTTGCCGGCGTGGCGCTCGAGCGCGCCAGCGGTGCGCGCTGGCAGTACGTGCCCTACAAGGGCGGCGTGCAGGCAGTGCAGGACACCGTGGCCGGCCAGACCCAGATTCTGATGAACGGCATGCTGGCCACCCTGCCGCACGTGCAGAGCGGCAAGCTCAAGGTGCTCGGCGTGTCGAAATCGACGCGCATGCCGCTCATCGGCGACGTGCCCACCATCGCGGAGCAGGGCGTCACCGGTTTCGAGTCGGGCACCTGGCAGGGCGTTCGGGTTGCCAAGGGCACGCCCGATGCGATCGTCCAGCGCCTCAACAAAGAGCTGATCACCGTCATTCGCGCCGCCGACATCCGCTCGCGCCTTGCAGGGCAGGGCGCCGAGGTGGTGACCATGGCGCCGACCGAAGAAGAACAATTCTTCGGCAAGGAGC
- a CDS encoding NAD-dependent epimerase/dehydratase family protein, which translates to MPTSPPAPNNKLNRILLTGAAGGLGKVLRERLRPYAEILRLSDISALAPSEGAHEEVMPCDLSDKAAVHALVEGCDAIVHLGGVSVERPFEEILEANIKGVFHLYEAARRHGVKRVVFASSNHVIGFYKQSERLDAGVARRPDGYYGLSKSFGEDVAQFYFDRYGIETVSIRIGSSFPEPLNRRMMSTWLSYRDLTTLIEKSLFTPDVKHTVVYGVSANRDVWWDNSAAAHLGFVPQDTSEVFRDKVEAQPPVAPTDPNAIYQGGAFTAQGPFGDQ; encoded by the coding sequence ATGCCGACGTCCCCACCAGCCCCGAACAACAAGCTAAATCGGATTCTGCTCACCGGCGCGGCCGGGGGCCTGGGCAAGGTACTGCGCGAACGTCTGCGCCCCTATGCCGAGATCCTGCGCCTTTCCGATATTTCCGCGCTCGCGCCTTCCGAGGGCGCGCACGAAGAAGTCATGCCTTGCGACCTTTCCGACAAAGCCGCCGTCCATGCGCTGGTCGAGGGTTGTGACGCCATCGTGCACCTTGGCGGCGTCTCGGTCGAGCGGCCGTTCGAAGAGATTCTCGAGGCCAACATCAAGGGCGTGTTTCATCTCTATGAAGCCGCGCGTCGCCACGGCGTGAAGCGCGTGGTGTTCGCGAGCTCGAACCACGTGATCGGCTTCTACAAGCAAAGCGAGCGGCTCGACGCCGGCGTTGCACGACGGCCCGACGGCTACTACGGCCTGTCGAAGTCCTTCGGCGAAGACGTGGCGCAGTTCTACTTCGACCGCTACGGCATCGAGACCGTGAGCATCCGCATCGGCTCCTCGTTCCCCGAACCGCTCAACCGCCGGATGATGAGCACCTGGCTCAGCTACCGCGACCTGACGACACTGATCGAGAAATCGCTCTTCACGCCCGACGTGAAGCACACCGTGGTCTACGGCGTGTCGGCCAACCGCGACGTCTGGTGGGACAACAGCGCGGCGGCGCACCTGGGCTTCGTGCCGCAGGACACCTCCGAAGTGTTCCGCGACAAGGTCGAGGCCCAGCCGCCCGTGGCGCCGACCGACCCCAACGCCATCTACCAGGGCGGTGCCTTCACGGCGCAGGGCCCGTTCGGCGACCAATGA
- a CDS encoding SDR family NAD(P)-dependent oxidoreductase, translating to MEDLKGKTALVTGASTGIGAAVAVAFGARGMRVAVHYNSSADAANHVVETIRAAGGDAFALQGDVLDTAAIRECVKQTAARFGRIDVLVNNAGSLVKRVPIAEFDDALFDEVMHINARSVLAFAREVVPLMRTQGGGNIINVTSVAARTGGGPGAYLYAGSKGFVSTATHGLARELVGDKIRVNAVAPGVIQTPFQDRFSTPAMLESFRTGIPMGRIGTPDECVGAFLYLASEQLSGYVTGQVIEVNGGQYMP from the coding sequence ATGGAAGATCTCAAAGGCAAGACAGCGCTCGTGACCGGCGCCAGCACCGGCATCGGTGCCGCCGTGGCGGTTGCGTTCGGGGCGCGCGGCATGCGCGTGGCGGTGCACTACAACAGCTCGGCCGATGCGGCAAACCATGTCGTCGAGACCATTCGCGCAGCCGGCGGCGACGCCTTCGCGCTGCAGGGCGACGTGCTCGACACAGCCGCCATCCGCGAATGCGTCAAGCAGACGGCGGCACGGTTCGGGCGCATCGACGTGCTGGTGAACAACGCGGGCAGCTTGGTGAAGCGCGTGCCCATTGCGGAGTTCGACGATGCGCTGTTCGACGAGGTGATGCACATCAACGCCCGCTCGGTGCTTGCGTTTGCGCGCGAGGTGGTTCCGCTCATGCGCACCCAGGGCGGCGGCAACATCATCAACGTGACTTCGGTCGCGGCGCGCACCGGCGGCGGGCCGGGCGCCTACCTGTATGCGGGCTCCAAGGGCTTCGTGAGCACCGCGACGCACGGGCTCGCCCGGGAGCTGGTCGGCGACAAGATCCGCGTCAACGCCGTCGCGCCCGGCGTCATCCAGACGCCGTTCCAGGACCGCTTCTCGACGCCCGCAATGCTCGAATCCTTCCGCACCGGCATTCCGATGGGCCGCATCGGAACGCCCGACGAATGCGTGGGCGCCTTTCTTTACCTGGCCTCGGAGCAGCTTTCGGGCTACGTCACGGGCCAGGTGATCGAAGTCAACGGCGGGCAGTACATGCCCTGA
- a CDS encoding SMP-30/gluconolactonase/LRE family protein yields MQAELVLDARNGTGESPVWHAAEQALYWVDIPARALNRWHASEGHTRWHANEMIACIAPRADAPGAWIAGMESGLFSLQPQPDGTLATTSLAHVAHAVPAMRFNDGRCDRQGRFWAGTMLLDMAAGARIGRLYSYGKGRDGAAVQPGEFIVPNGLAFSPDGRTMYLSDSHPTVQAIWAFDYDTDTGTPSNRRLFVDMTPLPGRPDGAAVDVDGCYWICGNDAGLVHRFTPDGRLDRSLEVPVKKPAMCAFGGPALDTLFVTSIRPGGIDLSDQPLAGGVFALRPGVAGMPEPAFGG; encoded by the coding sequence ATGCAGGCTGAACTCGTTCTCGATGCGCGCAACGGCACCGGCGAAAGCCCGGTGTGGCATGCCGCGGAGCAGGCGCTCTATTGGGTCGACATTCCGGCGCGCGCGCTGAACCGCTGGCATGCGAGCGAAGGCCACACCCGGTGGCATGCGAATGAAATGATTGCCTGCATCGCGCCGCGCGCCGACGCGCCCGGCGCATGGATCGCAGGCATGGAGAGCGGTCTCTTCTCGCTGCAGCCACAGCCCGACGGAACGCTGGCCACCACCTCGCTCGCGCACGTCGCGCATGCCGTGCCCGCCATGCGCTTCAACGATGGCCGCTGCGACCGCCAGGGCCGTTTCTGGGCCGGCACGATGCTGCTCGACATGGCCGCGGGCGCGCGCATCGGCCGCCTCTACAGCTACGGCAAGGGCCGCGACGGCGCTGCCGTGCAGCCGGGCGAATTCATCGTGCCCAACGGGCTCGCCTTCAGCCCTGACGGCCGCACGATGTACCTCTCGGATTCGCACCCCACGGTGCAGGCCATTTGGGCCTTCGACTACGACACCGACACCGGCACCCCGAGCAACCGCCGCCTGTTCGTCGACATGACACCCCTGCCCGGCCGTCCCGACGGCGCAGCCGTGGACGTCGACGGCTGCTACTGGATCTGCGGCAACGATGCGGGCCTGGTGCACCGCTTCACGCCCGACGGCCGGCTCGATCGCTCGCTCGAGGTTCCGGTCAAGAAGCCCGCGATGTGCGCCTTCGGCGGTCCAGCGCTCGACACGCTTTTCGTCACCTCCATTCGGCCCGGCGGCATCGACCTGTCGGACCAGCCTCTGGCCGGGGGCGTGTTCGCGCTGCGGCCCGGCGTGGCCGGCATGCCGGAACCGGCCTTCGGCGGCTGA
- a CDS encoding FadR/GntR family transcriptional regulator gives MVQTATGNPSISDTAAEVAGGGSFVGRPRPRGLAHGLVEDLGEKIRSQSLRPGDKLPTESAIMKSFGVSRTVVREALSKLQAAGLVETHHGVGTFVLQPRAAGMFRLDSADIATSVDVLAVLELRISLETESAGLAATRRTEEHLLAMRQALDDFERNVAVAGDTVAPDFRFHLQIAQATGNSYFADIMSHLGTTIIPRTRITAIRNYDRRGEYLSRVNREHEEIYAAIARRDPESARAAMRIHLTNSRERLRVAQEAAQQTAATPPAA, from the coding sequence ATGGTCCAAACGGCTACGGGTAATCCCTCAATTTCCGATACAGCGGCGGAAGTCGCTGGCGGCGGCTCCTTCGTGGGGCGCCCGCGCCCGCGCGGCCTGGCCCATGGGCTGGTGGAGGATCTGGGCGAAAAAATCCGCAGTCAGTCGCTGCGTCCCGGCGACAAGCTGCCCACCGAGTCGGCCATCATGAAGTCGTTCGGCGTGAGCCGCACCGTGGTGCGCGAGGCGCTGTCGAAGCTGCAGGCGGCCGGACTGGTGGAAACGCACCATGGCGTCGGCACCTTCGTGCTGCAGCCGCGCGCGGCCGGCATGTTCCGGCTCGATTCCGCGGACATTGCCACCTCGGTGGATGTGCTGGCGGTGCTCGAGCTTCGCATCAGCCTCGAAACCGAATCCGCAGGGTTGGCCGCTACGCGGCGCACCGAGGAGCACCTGCTCGCCATGCGCCAGGCGCTCGACGATTTCGAGCGCAATGTCGCGGTGGCGGGGGACACCGTAGCACCCGACTTCCGCTTCCACCTGCAGATCGCCCAGGCCACCGGCAATTCGTATTTCGCGGACATCATGAGCCATCTCGGCACGACGATCATTCCGCGCACGCGCATCACCGCGATCCGCAACTACGACCGGCGCGGCGAATACCTGAGCCGCGTGAACCGCGAGCATGAAGAGATCTACGCGGCCATTGCGCGCCGCGATCCCGAATCGGCCCGCGCGGCCATGCGCATCCACCTGACCAACAGCCGCGAACGGCTGCGCGTGGCGCAGGAAGCGGCCCAGCAGACTGCCGCAACGCCGCCCGCCGCTTGA
- a CDS encoding TRAP transporter substrate-binding protein translates to MKFHKTLIALAVGAAAALATLAASATEFRSADIHPDDYPTVTAVKFMGERLKALSGGKHTIKVFNNSSLGSEKDTIEQTKIGALQMVRVNIAPMNNICAETQVPTMPFLFRSVDHLHKVLDGPIGEEILKSCEKQGFVGLAYYDSGARSMFTAKKPVRTFADMKGLKVRVQQSDLWVSMLEAMGANATPMPMGEVYTGLKTGLIDAAENNYPTYESARAFEVAKYYSKTEHSMAPEMLLFSKRAWDKLSAEEQGWIRQAAKESVPYMRKQWEEREIKSLATVKAGGAEIIDVDKAPFQAAMKPVYDKFITDAKLKDLVKRVQDTK, encoded by the coding sequence ATGAAATTCCACAAGACTCTTATCGCACTTGCCGTCGGCGCCGCAGCCGCGCTCGCCACACTGGCTGCCAGCGCCACCGAGTTCCGCTCGGCAGACATCCATCCCGACGACTATCCGACCGTGACCGCGGTCAAGTTCATGGGCGAACGGCTCAAGGCGCTGTCCGGCGGCAAGCACACCATCAAGGTGTTCAACAACAGTTCGCTCGGCAGCGAAAAAGACACCATCGAGCAGACCAAGATCGGCGCGCTGCAGATGGTGCGCGTGAACATCGCGCCGATGAACAACATCTGCGCCGAGACGCAGGTGCCGACCATGCCCTTCCTGTTCCGCTCGGTCGACCACCTGCACAAGGTGCTCGACGGCCCGATCGGCGAAGAGATCCTGAAGTCGTGCGAAAAGCAAGGCTTCGTCGGCCTCGCCTACTACGACAGCGGCGCGCGCTCGATGTTCACGGCCAAGAAGCCGGTGCGCACCTTTGCCGACATGAAGGGCCTGAAGGTCCGCGTGCAGCAATCCGACCTGTGGGTGTCGATGCTCGAAGCCATGGGCGCCAACGCCACGCCGATGCCCATGGGCGAGGTCTACACGGGCCTGAAGACCGGCCTGATCGACGCCGCCGAGAACAACTACCCCACGTATGAAAGCGCCCGCGCCTTCGAAGTGGCCAAGTACTACAGCAAGACCGAGCACTCGATGGCCCCCGAGATGCTGCTGTTCTCCAAGCGCGCGTGGGACAAGCTCTCGGCCGAAGAGCAGGGCTGGATCCGGCAGGCTGCCAAGGAATCGGTGCCCTACATGCGCAAGCAGTGGGAAGAGCGCGAGATCAAGTCGCTGGCCACGGTGAAGGCCGGTGGCGCCGAGATCATCGACGTCGACAAGGCGCCGTTCCAGGCCGCGATGAAGCCGGTATACGACAAGTTCATCACCGACGCGAAGCTCAAGGACCTCGTCAAGCGCGTGCAGGACACCAAGTAA